The proteins below are encoded in one region of Sander lucioperca isolate FBNREF2018 chromosome 11, SLUC_FBN_1.2, whole genome shotgun sequence:
- the med8 gene encoding mediator of RNA polymerase II transcription subunit 8 isoform X2 has translation MQQREEKQLEAAVESLVSRVAHVKNALHSFIYKLENEYERLTWPSVLDNFALLSGQLNTINKLLKNEKTPSFRNQVIIPLLLSPDRDEDLAKLTEQRVPVFSHEIVPDYLRTKPDPEVEEQEKQLSAEAARIGPEVAQKQIQTLNKLCSNLLEKLNNPRDDRDAESAAIRQNKPSFNPADTNALVGAVAFGKGLSKCRPPGPVAPGHPGQGPMMSGGPTLQQVTIGGGSSQQAGMGGHVAPQQQGQPGKMPSSIKTNIKSASGSMHPYNR, from the exons ATGCAG CAACGAGAAGAGAAGCAGTTAGAAGCGGCGGTGGAGTCTCTCGTTTCTCGGGTAGCACACGTCAAAAACGCTCTTCACAGTTTCATTTATAAGTTGGAAAATGAATACGAGCGATTAACATG GCCCTCTGTTTTGGACAACTTCGCTCTTCTATCTGGTCAGCTAAACACTATCAATAAACTGCTGAAGAACGAGAAGACACCATCTTTTCGCAACCAGGTTATAATACCACTGCTTCTGTCTCCAGACCGAGATGAGGATTTAGCA AAACTCACAGAGCAGCGTGTCCCAGTGTTCAGCCATGAGATTGTACCAGACTACTTGCGGACCAAGCCTGATCCAGAGGTGGAGGAGCAGGAGAAACAGCTGAGTGCAGAGGCGGCACGAATTGGTCCAGAGGTGGCACAG AAACAGATCCAGACGTTGAATAAATTGTGTTCCAATCTGCTAGAGAAACTTAACAATCCTCGTGATGACAGAGATGCAGAAAGTGCAG cAATACGGCAGAACAAACCATCTTTCAACCCTGCTGATACTAACGCATTGGTTGGAGCTGTTGCATTTGGAAAGGGGCTTTCCAAATGTAGACCTCCAGGTCCAGTGGCCCCTGGACATCCAGGGCAAGGGCCCATGATGAGTGGAGGTCCAACCTTACAGCAGGTCACTATTGGTGGTGGTTCAAGCCAGCAAGCAGGTATGGGTGGACATGTGGCTCCACAACAGCAAGGGCAGCCAG gAAAAATGCCAAGCAGCATCAAGACAAACATCAAATCTGCATCCGGTTCAATGCATCCTTACAACCGATGA
- the med8 gene encoding mediator of RNA polymerase II transcription subunit 8 isoform X1: MQQREEKQLEAAVESLVSRVAHVKNALHSFIYKLENEYERLTWPSVLDNFALLSGQLNTINKLLKNEKTPSFRNQVIIPLLLSPDRDEDLAKLTEQRVPVFSHEIVPDYLRTKPDPEVEEQEKQLSAEAARIGPEVAQKQIQTLNKLCSNLLEKLNNPRDDRDAESAAIRQNKPSFNPADTNALVGAVAFGKGLSKCRPPGPVAPGHPGQGPMMSGGPTLQQVTIGGGSSQQAGMGGHVAPQQQGQPGRRPGELGKMPSSIKTNIKSASGSMHPYNR; encoded by the exons ATGCAG CAACGAGAAGAGAAGCAGTTAGAAGCGGCGGTGGAGTCTCTCGTTTCTCGGGTAGCACACGTCAAAAACGCTCTTCACAGTTTCATTTATAAGTTGGAAAATGAATACGAGCGATTAACATG GCCCTCTGTTTTGGACAACTTCGCTCTTCTATCTGGTCAGCTAAACACTATCAATAAACTGCTGAAGAACGAGAAGACACCATCTTTTCGCAACCAGGTTATAATACCACTGCTTCTGTCTCCAGACCGAGATGAGGATTTAGCA AAACTCACAGAGCAGCGTGTCCCAGTGTTCAGCCATGAGATTGTACCAGACTACTTGCGGACCAAGCCTGATCCAGAGGTGGAGGAGCAGGAGAAACAGCTGAGTGCAGAGGCGGCACGAATTGGTCCAGAGGTGGCACAG AAACAGATCCAGACGTTGAATAAATTGTGTTCCAATCTGCTAGAGAAACTTAACAATCCTCGTGATGACAGAGATGCAGAAAGTGCAG cAATACGGCAGAACAAACCATCTTTCAACCCTGCTGATACTAACGCATTGGTTGGAGCTGTTGCATTTGGAAAGGGGCTTTCCAAATGTAGACCTCCAGGTCCAGTGGCCCCTGGACATCCAGGGCAAGGGCCCATGATGAGTGGAGGTCCAACCTTACAGCAGGTCACTATTGGTGGTGGTTCAAGCCAGCAAGCAGGTATGGGTGGACATGTGGCTCCACAACAGCAAGGGCAGCCAGGTAGGAGACCTGGAGAGCTGG gAAAAATGCCAAGCAGCATCAAGACAAACATCAAATCTGCATCCGGTTCAATGCATCCTTACAACCGATGA